Proteins encoded together in one Gigantopelta aegis isolate Gae_Host chromosome 8, Gae_host_genome, whole genome shotgun sequence window:
- the LOC121379614 gene encoding ionotropic receptor 25a-like, whose protein sequence is MCAIALCDHITKRILCDNFELGQTVVLDLTKSCLIYDNAAHLFVPYLKSSVCPCPGAVTPDTSGDGHAYIDAAFSFVSRQRTTTAKVVVFLDPSIDCKDYVLKASHITSPLAVLSLSTPKPNLEKWIQNISLVATPIYFVVIGKSEQISLLLDSSSSVPQSDLYHWTIVVSDDVTSNWESYHWQHLVVFRHSQKKSPSVLSDYLQQIQELTKIHTLNNSAATSLCAQDNINSSYGTQEPDIQIYGTVYSPPEITLNIFCLDRTKNGNVTVKKIGEWKRRSGLNMTISPNMHDNSNRLRVVTKHEPPFVFRNQTGDTTVFTGYAIDTFDIVAKRLGVEYTLYEVEDNQYGAKKPDGTWSGIIGDLVSGSADVAVAALPMTTERENVIDMTTPFYEFGGIQIVMKGSQTEPSLMAFTTVFSGAVWACYAALLVVCGVLIFVCERFSPYAPARLTDWTKFTVSEGLWFVAVSFTQTGPESIPQTFSARILIAGFWFFCSIMMATYTANLAAYLTTSRMTIPIESLDDLASQRTVQYSVVAGTSIHAYFERMATIEMNFYELWKNMTSNARQKDLTSTLANFAVWDYPLGEKYVAIWQTISKTGLLNSTQAGINRVLKGNFAFIHEYPLLQYELLKHCGLVSVGKQFSSKPYAFALPHSSPFTKKISQIILELQGETILENLKSKWWNTSSLLCPTIDESKGLTFHTLGGIFILVAAGVTVGLIFFGLELAWSKIRRKKMKEHFKVDGPPNSRTNLALAFQSDNISECGEGTSYQQTPV, encoded by the exons atgTGTGCTATTGCCTTGTGCGATCATATTACCAAACGGAtat tatgCGATAATTTCGAATTGGGACAAACTGTTGTTCTGGATCTCACCAAATCCTGTCTGATCTATGATAACGCTGCTCATCTCTTCGTTCCGTATCTCAAGTCGTCGGTTTGCCCGTGCCCCGGTGCGGTTACGCCAGACACTAGTGGAGATGGACACGCCTACATTGACGCAGCGTTCAGCTTCGTGTCTCGACAAAGAACGACAACTGCCAAAGTGGTCGTCTTCTTAGATCCAAGCATTG ACTGCAAAGATTACGTTTTGAAAGCGTCCCACATAACCTCACCGCTAGCAGTTCTCAGCCTTAGCACACCAAAACCAAATCTCGAAAAGTGGATACAAAATATCTCCTTGGTAGCCACtcctatttattttgttgtcatAGGAAAAAGTGAACAGATCAGCTTGCTTCTAGACTCT TCTTCAAGCGTACCTCAGTCGGATCTGTATCACTGGACAATTGTCGTGAGTGATGACGTCACGAGCAATTGGGAATCATACCACTGGCAGCATTTGGTAGTATTTCGACATTCACAG AAGAAATCGCCCAGTGTGTTGTCCGACTACCTGCAACAAATACAGGAACTCACGAAAATCCACACACTGAATAACTCCGCTGCCACGTCACTATGTGCACAGGACAATATCAACAGTTCGTACGGAACTCAGGAGCCAGACATA caAATATATGGAACTGTGTATTCACCTCCAGAAATAACCCTGAATATTTTCTGTTTGGATCGAACGAAAAATGGAAATGTTACAGTTAAAAAG ATAGGAGAATGGAAGAGAAGATCTGGCCTCAATATGACGATTTCACCCAATATGCACGACAATTCAAACAGACTTAGAGTCGTCACAAAACAT GAGCCGCCATTCGTATTTCGTAACCAGACTGGAGACACGACTGTTTTCactggctacgccattgacaCGTTCGACATCGTTGCTAAGAGACTAGGGGTCGAGTACACGCTGTACGAAGTGGAAGATAACCAATACGGGGCCAAGAAGCCGGACGGAACATGGTCGGGTATCATCGGGGATTTAGTTTCCGGG TCTGCTGACGTTGCTGTAGCTGCTCTTCCTATGACGACAGAGCGCGAGAACGTGATAGACATGACGACGCCGTTCTATGAGTTCGGCGGGATCCAGATTGTCATGAAGGGCAGCCAGACGGAGCCGTCGTTGATGGCGTTCACGACGGTCTTCTCAGGGGCTGTGTGGGCGTGCTACGCCGCCTTGCTCGTCGTGTGCGGCGTCCTCATCTTCGTCTGCGAGCGTTTTAGTCCGTACGCTCCGGCCAGGCTCACTGACTGGACTAAGTTCACCGTCTCGGAGGGGCTGTGGTTTGTTGCTGTATCCTTCACACAGACGG GCCCCGAGTCCATACCGCAGACATTCTCCGCAAGGATTCTCATAGCGGGCTTCTGGTTCTTCTGCAGCATCATGATGGCCACGTACACCGCCAACCTCGCGGCCTATCTGACCACCTCCAGGATGACCATCCCCATCGAGTCCCTGGACGATCTGGCGTCACAGAGGACAGTGCAGTACTCTGTCGTGGCCGGGACGTCCATCCACGCGTATTTTGAACGCATGGCCACCATCGAGATGAACTTCTACGAGCTCTGGAAGAACATGACCAGCAACGCCAGACAGAAGGATCTGACGTCAACTCTAGCGAACTTCGCCGTCTGGGATTATCCTCTTGGAGAAAAATATGTGGCCATCTGGCAGACGATATCGAAGACGGGTCTGCTGAACAGTACTCAGGCGGGTATAAACAGGGTGCTCAAGGGAAACTTTGCCTTCATTCACGAATACCCTCTGCTGCAGTATGAACTGCTTAAACATTGCGGGTTAGTGAGCGTTGGGAAGCAGTTCAGTTCCAAACCATACGCCTTTGCTTTGCCACATTCTTCGCCGTTTACAAAAAAGATATCACAGAT AATACTAGAATTACAAGGGGAGACCATTCTTGAAAACCTGAAATCAAAATGGTGGAACACGAGCTCGCTGCTCTGCCCAACAATTGACGAGAGTAAGGGACTGACGTTCCACACTCTTGGAGGAATCTTTATCCTGGTCGCTGCTGGTGTGACGGTCGGACTTATATTCTTTGGACTCGAATTGGCATGGTCGAAAATACGAAGGAAAAAG ATGAAAGAACATTTCAAAGTAGACGGTCCACCAAACAGCAGAACGAATCTTGCCTTGGCGTTTCAGTCGGACAACATTAGCGAGTGTGGTGAAGGGACTTCGTATCAACAGACGCCCGTGTGA